A genomic stretch from Eriocheir sinensis breed Jianghai 21 chromosome 31, ASM2467909v1, whole genome shotgun sequence includes:
- the LOC127005848 gene encoding uncharacterized PE-PGRS family protein PE_PGRS54-like isoform X27 codes for MGACTRILPHLALALMLAVIVVPQRSQARTSLKDLSSRVCHSLTCGASDAFYPHPSYCTHYVHCISGTPYVKRCPSNLHFNAARGSCDIPREAHCVPFKRSCELQVPFVADGPTDGQVTCDCGGTCTKAHPYRCDAYYHCDAMGVEHLTECPSGLMFNSRVEQCDVPENTQCPQSPSCSCDNCRYPTSDHCSTFWQCENGKAVKHYCSSGLLFNRDTSQCDLAINVECSAGAWQSGSFVETVCVDHRKDCEVFVKEGGCVCNDDVCDWQTFVLQNCPKSCGKCKGEKTMKKRIFSLPSDGGNARKKSKESGSKEHGHGHGSKESGSKESGNKGSGSKESGSKESGNKGSGSKESGSKESGNKGSGSKESGSKESGNKGSGSKESGNKGSGSKESGNKGSGSKESGSKESGNKGSGSKESGSKESGNKGSGSKESGSKESGSKESGNKGSGSKESGNKDSGSKESGNKDSGSKESGSKETVEVDGNISGESCEGGDGGGGNGNNSTEGDGGDNVDVGSGGDGGNGGDGGNGGDVGGDGGSGGGHVVDGCVINCILGKYLPHPINCRKFIYCAPSGPEEVSCAPFNVWDQEELACTNERLTPCVTGSYITTEGKPCGSGGDGGDVGSDDDGDSGGDGDSGGDGDSSGDGDSSGDGDSSGDGGDAGSGGDGDSGDAGSGGDGGDGGIGGDGGSGGDHIVDGCIIPCSLGKYLPHPTDCHKFIQCAPYGPEEMPCAPGTIWEQGKLTCNHEGLTPCVTGAYLTPEGKTCGGDGGDAGSGGDGGSGGNGSSGGDGGSGGDGGDAGSGGDGDGDGSSGNSGGDGGSGGGHVIDGCVISCTLGKYLPHPTDCRKFIQCAPYGPEEMPCAPGTIWEQGKLTCNHEGLTPCVTGAYLTPEGKICGGDGGDGGDGSGGDGGDAGSGGDGGDGGSGGDGGSGGDGGDAGSGGDGGGDGGHVVDGCVINCTLGKYLPHPTDCRKFIQCAPYGPEEMPCAPGTIWEQGKLTCNHEGSTPCVTGAYLTPEGKTCGGDGGDGGDGSDGGSGGDGGDAGSGGDGGDAGSGGDGGDAGSGGDGGDGGSGGDGGGDGSGGNGGGDGGSGGGHVIDGCVINCTLGKYLPHPTDCRKFIQCAPYGPEEMPCAPGTIWEQGKLTCNHEGSTPCVTGAYLTPEGKICGGDGEDGGDGSDGGDAGSGGDSGDAGSGGDGGDGGSGGDGGDGGSGGDGGDAGSGGDGGGDGGHVVDGCVINCTLGKYLPHPTDCRKFIQCAPYGPEEMPCAPGTIWEQGKLTCNHEGSTPCVTGAYLTPEGKTCGGDGGDGGDGSDGGSGGDGGDAGSGGDGGDAGSGGDGGDAGSGGDGGDGGSGGDGGSGGDGGSGGDAGSGGDGGSGGDGGGDGGHVVDGCVINCTLGKYLPHPTDCRKFIQCAPYGPEEMPCAPGTIWEQGKLTCNHEGSTPCVTGAYLTPEGKICGGDGGDGGDGSDGGDAGSGGDGGNAGSGGDGGDAGSGGDGGDGGSGGDGGDAGSGGDGGGDGGGDGGHVVDGCVINCTLGKYLPHPTDCRKFIQCAPYGPEEMPCAPGTIWEQGKLTCNHEGSTPCVTGAYLTPEGKTCGGDGGDGGDGSDGGSGGDGGDAGSGGDGGDAGSGGDGGDGGSGGDAGSGGDAGSGGDGGGDSGHVVDGCVINCTLGKYLPHPTDCRKFIQCAPYGPEEMPCAPGTIWEQGKLTCNHEGSTPCVTGAYLTPEGKTCGGDGGDAGSGGDGGDAGSGGDGGDAGSGGDGGDAGSGGDGGDAGSGGDGGDAGSGGDGGDAGSGGDGGDAGSGGDGGDAGSGGDGGDAGSGGDGGDAGSGGDGGDAGSGGDGGDSGSGGDGGDAGSGGDGGDAGSGGDGGDAGSGGDGGDAGSGGDGGDAGSGGDGGDAGSGGDGGDAGSGGDGGDAGSGGDGGDAGSGGDGGDAGSGGDGGDSGSGDGGDAGSGGDGGDAGSGGDGGDAGSGGDGGDAGSGGDGGDSGSGDGGDGACEDAQYDCIFWAANNDCNCKPTDGDCSWQTYVAAACPKSCGSCEPQVGGDGDEVCEDNVSDCRFWAANKDCNCKPTDGDCSWQKYVADNCPKSCGTCNTSGDGGNGGEDGGSGGDGGDSGSGGDGGDGGSGGDGGSGGDGGDAGSGGDGGDAGSGGDGGDAGSGGDGGDAGSGGDGGDAGSGGDGGDAGSGGDGGDAGSGGDGGDAGSGGDGGDAGSGGDGGDAGSGGDGGDAGSGGDGGDAGSGGDGGDAGSGGDGGDTGSGGDGGDAGSGGDGGDAGSGGDGGDAGSGGDGGDAGSGGDGGDAGSGGDGGDAGSGGDGGSGGDHIVDGCIIPCSLGKYLPHPTDCRKFIQCAPYGPEEMPCAPGTIWEQGKLTCNHEGSTPCVTGAYLTPEGKTCGGDGGSGGDGGDAGSGGDGGDAGSGGDGGDAGSGGDGGDAGSGGDGGDAGSGGDGGDAGSGGDGGDAGSGGDGGDAGSGGDGGDGGSGGDGGDESVEDCELSCPKSEGIFPHPRDCRKWIRCLHGKPYVKECPFHLQFNPVLRVCDWPQHAKCVASSNADCGVPEPVVPTEPPNVKPDICDCECCLRPHPEDCTAYYYCEPGSNAEFHTCSEGLVFNPQLSQCVIQDQYPQCQPEKPPTCDPTCECLYPAEACTEYYKCNGDGVPVKFECFGGLYFNDEKHSCDLPKNVSCELRRKRTYNPEPQKYISAEECKTRKGFFAKRGDPSGYFMCSNGIAFSLRCPDGAVFSSAVGRCILRK; via the exons CGTCGACCATCGAAAGGACTGTGAAGTATTCGTGAAGGAAGGAGGCTGTGTCTGCAACGATGACGTCTGTGACTGGCAGACCTTCGTCCTTCAAAACTGTCCCAAGTCGTGCGGCAAATGCAAGGGagaaaagacaatgaagaagagaatattttccctcccttctgatGGAGGAAACGCCCGCAAGAAGTCCAAGGAGTCGGGGAGCAAAGAACATGGACACGGACACGGCAGCAAGGAGTCAGGAAGCAAGGAGTCAGGCAACAAGGGTTCAGGCAGCAAGGAGTCAGGAAGCAAAGAATCTGGCAACAAGGGTTCAGGCAGCAAGGAGTCAGGAAGCAAGGAGTCAGGCAACAAGGGTTCAGGCAGCAAGGAGTCAGGCAGCAAGGAGTCAGGCAACAAGGGTTCAGGCAGCAAGGAGTCAGGCAACAAGGGTTCAGGCAGCAAGGAGTCAG GCAACAAGGGTTCAGGCAGCAAGGAGTCAG GAAGCAAGGAGTCAGGCAACAAGGGTTCAGGCAGCAAGGAGTCAGGAAGCAAGGAGTCAGGCAACAAGGGTTCAGGCAGCAAGGAGTCAGGCAGCAAGGAGTCAGGAAGCAAGGAGTCAGGCAACAAGGGTTCAGGCAGCAAGGAGTCAGGCAACAAGGACTCGGGCAGCAAGGAGTCAGGCAACAAGGACTCGGGCAGCAAGGAGTCAGGCAGTAAAGAGACTGTCGAAGTTGATGGCAACATTAGCGGTGAAAGCTGTgaaggtggagatggtggtggaggaaatgGGAACAACAGCACCGAAGGAGACGGTGGTGATAATGTTGATGTCGGCAGTGGAGGAGATGGCGGCAACGGTGGTGATGGAGGCaacggtggtgatgttggtggagaCGGCGGCTCAGGTGGCGGCCACGTCGTCGACGGTTGCGTCATTAACTGCATTCTCGGCAAGTACCTGCCTCACCCAATTAACTGCCGCAAGTTCATCTACTGCGCGCCCTCGGGCCCCGAGGAGGTATCCTGCGCGCCATTTAACGTTTGGGATCAAGAAGAGTTGGCATGCACCAACGAGCGTTTGACCCCCTGCGTCACTGGCTCCTACATCACCACCGAGGGCAAACCATGCGGTAGCGGGGGTGATGGAGGTGACGTCGGCAGCGATGACGATggagacagtggtggtgatggagacagCGGTGGTGATGGAGACAGCAGTGGTGATGGAGACAGCAGTGGTGATGGAGACagcagtggtgatggaggtgacgcAGGAAGCGGTGGTGATGGAGACAGTGGTGATGCCggcagcggtggtgatggaggtgacggCGGCATCGGTGGTGACGGAGGCTCAGGCGGCGACCACATCGTTGATGGCTGCATCATTCCTTGTTCCCTCGGCAAGTACCTGCCTCACCCGACTGACTGCCATAAGTTCATCCAGTGCGCGCCCTACGGCCCCGAAGAGATGCCCTGTGCACCCGGCACTATCTGGGAACAAGGAAAGCTGACCTGCAACCACGAGGGCTTGACCCCCTGCGTCACTGGCGCCTACCTCACCCCCGAGGGCAAGAcctgtggtggtgacggtggtgacgctggcagtggtggtgatgggggcagCGGTGGTAATGGAAgcagcggtggtgatggaggcagcggtggtgatggaggtgatgccggcagcggtggtgatggtgatggagacgGCAgcagtggtaatagtggtggagACGGCGGCTCAGGCGGCGGCCACGTCATCGACGGTTGCGTCATCAGCTGCACCCTCGGCAAGTACCTGCCTCACCCGACTGACTGCCGCAAGTTCATCCAGTGCGCGCCCTACGGCCCCGAAGAGATGCCCTGTGCGCCCGGCACTATCTGGGAACAAGGAAAGCTGACCTGCAACCACGAGGGCTTGACCCCCTGCGTCACTGGCGCCTACCTCACCCCCGAGGGCAAAAtctgtggtggtgacggtggagacggaggagacggcagtggaggtgacggtggtgacgcaggcagtggaggtgatggaggtgatggcggcagcggtggtgatggaggcagcggtggtgatggaggtgatgccggcagcggtggtgatggtggtggagacggCGGCCACGTCGTCGACGGCTGCGTCATCAACTGCACCCTCGGCAAGTACCTGCCTCACCCGACTGACTGTCGCAAGTTCATCCAGTGCGCGCCCTACGGCCCCGAAGAGATGCCCTGTGCGCCCGGCACTATCTGGGAACAAGGAAAGCTGACCTGCAACCACGAGGGCTCAACCCCCTGCGTCACTGGCGCCTACCTCACCCCCGAGGGCAAGAcctgtggtggtgacggtggtgacggaG gagacgGCAGTgacggaggaagtggtggtgacggaggtgatGCCGGcagtggaggtgacggtggtgacgcaggcagtggaggtgatggaggtgatgccggcagcggtggtgatggag gtgacggcggcagcggtggtgatggtggtggagacggcagcggtggtaatggtggtggagacGGCGGCTCAGGCGGCGGCCACGTCATCGACGGCTGCGTCATCAACTGCACCCTCGGCAAGTACCTGCCTCACCCGACTGACTGCCGCAAGTTCATCCAGTGCGCGCCCTACGGCCCCGAAGAGATGCCCTGTGCGCCCGGCACTATCTGGGAACAAGGAAAGCTGACCTGCAACCACGAGGGCTCAACCCCCTGCGTCACTGGCGCCTATCTCACCCCCGAGGGCAAAAtctgtggtggtgacggtgaagaCGGAGGAGACGGCAGTGACGGAGGTGATGCCGGCAGTGGAGGTGACAGTGGTGACGCAGgcagtggaggtgatggaggtgatggcggcagcggtggtgatggtggtgatggaggcagcggtggtgatggaggtgatgccggcagcggtggtgatggtggtggagacggCGGCCACGTCGTCGACGGCTGCGTCATCAACTGCACCCTCGGCAAGTACCTGCCTCACCCGACTGACTGCCGTAAGTTCATCCAGTGCGCGCCCTACGGCCCCGAAGAGATGCCCTGTGCGCCCGGCACTATCTGGGAACAAGGAAAGCTGACCTGCAACCACGAGGGCTCAACCCCCTGCGTCACTGGCGCCTACCTCACCCCCGAGGGCAAGAcctgtggtggtgacggtggagaCGGAGGAGACGGCAGTgacggaggaagtggtggtgacggaggtgatGCCGGcagtggaggtgacggtggtgacgcaggcagtggaggtgatggaggtgatgccggtagcggtggtgatggaggtgatggcggcagcggtggtgatggaggcagtggAGGTGATGGCGGCAGCGGTGGTGACGCAGGCAGTGGAGGTGAtggcggcagcggtggtgatggtggtggagacggCGGCCACGTCGTCGACGGCTGCGTCATCAACTGCACCCTCGGCAAGTACCTGCCTCACCCGACTGACTGCCGTAAGTTCATCCAGTGCGCGCCCTACGGCCCCGAAGAGATGCCCTGTGCGCCCGGCACTATCTGGGAACAAGGAAAGCTGACCTGCAACCACGAGGGCTCAACCCCCTGCGTCACTGGCGCCTACCTCACCCCCGAGGGCAAAAtctgtggtggtgacggtggagaCGGAGGAGACGGCAGTGACGGAGGTGATGCCGGcagtggaggtgacggtggtaaCGCAGgcagtggaggtgatggaggtgatgccggcagtggtggtgatggaggtgatggaggcagcggtggtgatggaggtgatgccggcagcggtggtgatggtggtggtgatggtggtggagacggCGGCCACGTCGTCGACGGCTGTGTCATCAACTGCACCCTCGGCAAGTACCTGCCTCACCCGACTGACTGCCGCAAGTTCATCCAGTGCGCGCCCTACGGCCCCGAAGAGATGCCCTGTGCGCCCGGCACTATCTGGGAACAAGGAAAGCTGACCTGCAACCACGAGGGCTCAACCCCCTGCGTCACTGGCGCCTACCTCACCCCCGAGGGCAAGAcctgtggtggtgacggtggagaCGGAGGAGACGGCAGTgacggaggaagtggtggtgacggaggtgatGCCGGcagtggaggtgacggtggtgacgcaggcagtggaggtgatggag GTGATGGCGGCAGCGGTGGTGACGCAGGCAGTGGAG gtgatgccggcagcggtggtgatggtggtggagacagCGGCCACGTCGTCGACGGCTGCGTCATCAACTGCACCCTCGGCAAGTACCTGCCTCACCCGACTGACTGCCGCAAGTTCATCCAGTGTGCGCCCTACGGCCCCGAAGAGATGCCCTGTGCGCCCGGCACTATCTGGGAACAAGGAAAGCTGACCTGCAACCACGAGGGCTCAACCCCCTGCGTCACTGGCGCCTACCTCACCCCCGAGGGCAAAACctgtggtggtgacggaggtgacgctggcagtggtggtgatggtggagacgcaggcagtggcggtgatggtggagacgcaggcagtggcggtgatggtggagacgcaggcagtggcggtgatggtggagacgcaggcagtggcggtgatggtggagacgcaggcagtggtggtgatggtggagacgcaggcagtggcggtgatggtggagacgcaggcagtggcggtgatggtggagacgcaggcagtggcggtgatggtggagacgcaggcagtggcggtgatggtggagacgcaggcagtggcggtgatggtggagacgcaggcagcggcggtgatggtggagactcaggcagtggcggtgatggtggagacgcaggcagtggcggtgatggtggagacgcaggcagtggcggtgatggtggagacgcaggcagtggcggtgatggtggagacgcaggcagtggcggtgatggtggagacgcaggcagtggcggtgatggtggagacgcag gcagtggcggtgatggtggagacgcaggcagtggcggtgatggtggagacgcaggcagtggcggtgatggtggagacgcaggcagtggtggtgatggtggagacgcaggcagcggcggtgatggtggagacTCAGGCAGCGGCGATGGTGGAGACGCAggcagtggcggtgatggtggagacgcaggcagtggcggtgatggtggagacgcaggcagtggtggtgatggtggagacgcaggcagcggcggtgatggtggagacTCAGGCAGTGGCGATGGTGGAGATGGTGCATGCGAAGACGCGCAATATGACTGCATCTTCTGGGCAGCTAATAATGATTGTAACTGCAAGCCGACAGATGGTGATTGCTCATGGCAAACCTATGTGGCTGCAGCTTGCCCCAAGAGCTGCGGATCTTGTGAACCACAAGTGGGCGGCGATGGAGATGAAGTTTGCGAAGACAATGTATCTGACTGCCGATTCTGGGCCGCAAATAAGGATTGCAACTGCAAACCAACTGATGGGGATTGCTCCTGGCAAAAATATGTTGCAGACAATTGCCCGAAAAGCTGTGGAACGTGTAACACATCTGGTGACGGTGGCAATGGCGGTGAAGACGGCGGcagcggtggtgacggtggtgattcTGGcagcggtggtgacggtggtgatggtggaagtggtggtgatggaggcagcggtggtgatggaggtgacgccggcagtggtggtgatggtggtgacgccggcagcggtggtgatggaggtgacgccggcagcggtggtgatggaggtgacgccggcagcggtggtgatggcggtgacgccggtagcggtggtgatggcggtgacgccggcagtggtggtgatggcggtgacgcCGGCAGTGGTGGCGATGGCGGTGACGCCggcagcggtggtgatggcggtgacgccggcagcggtggtgatggcggtgacgccggcagcggtggtgatggcggtgacgccggcagtggtggtgatggcggtgacgccggcagtggtggtgatggcggtgacgccggcagcggtggtgatggcggtgacaccggcagtggtggtgatggcggtgacgccggcagcggtggtgatggtggtgacgccggcagcggtggtgatggaggtgacgccggcagcggtggtgatggcggtgacgccggcagcggtggtgatggcggtgacgccggcagcggtggtgatggcggtgacgcCGGCAGCGGTGGTGACGGAGGCTCAGGCGGCGACCACATCGTTGATGGCTGCATTATTCCTTGTTCCCTCGGCAAGTACCTGCCTCATCCGACAGACTGCCGCAAGTTCATCCAGTGCGCGCCCTACGGCCCCGAAGAGATGCCCTGTGCGCCCGGCACTATCTGGGAACAAGGAAAGCTGACCTGCAACCACGAGGGCTCGACCCCCTGCGTCACTGGCGCCTACCTCACCCCCGAGGGCAAGACCTGTGGTGGCgatggaggaagtggtggtgacggaggtgacgccggcagcggtggtgatggaggtgatgccggcagtggtggtgatggaggtgacgctggcagtggtggtgatggaggtgacgccggaagtggtggtgatggtggtgacgccggcagtggtggtgatggaggtgatgctggcagcggtggtgatggaggtgacgctggcagtggtggtgatggaggtgacgcCGGCagcggtggtgacggcggtgacgGAGGCAGCGGTGGTGACGGAGGTGATGAAAGCGTTGAGGACTGTGAACTGTCGTGCCCGAAGAGCGAAGGAATATTCCCTCACCCTCGTGACTGCAGGAAGTGGATACGTTGCCTGCACGGGAAGCCTTACGTGAAGGAGTGTCCCTTCCACCTGCAGTTCAACCCTGTGCTCCGAGTGTGTGACTGGCCCCAGCACGCCAAATGTGTAGCTTCCAGTAATGCGGATTGTGGCGTTCCCGAACCTGTCGTTCCAACGGAGCCGCCCAATGTCAAGCCCGATATCTGCGACTGCGAGTGTTGCCTGCGACCTCACCCTGAAGACTGCACGGCCTATTACTACTGTGAG CCTGGCTCCAACGCCGAGTTCCACACCTGCTCGGAGGGGCTCGTGTTCAACCCCCAGCTGAGCCAGTGCGTCATCCAGGACCAGTACCCGCAGTGCCAGCCCGAGAAGCCCCCGACGTGCGATCCCACCTGTGAATGTCTCTATCCGGCAGAGGCCTGCACCGAGTACTACAAGT GCAACGGTGACGGCGTTCCCGTGAAGTTCGAGTGTTTTGGTGGCCTTTACTTCAACGACGAGAAGCACTCCTGCGACCTCCCGAAGAACGTGTCCTGCGAGCTGCGTCGGAAGAGGACGTACAATCCAGAGCCGCAGAAGTACATAAGCG CCGAGGAGTGCAAGACCCGCAAAGGATTCTTCGCCAAGAGAGGGGATCCTTCGGGCTACTTCATGTGCAGCAACGGCATCGCCTTCTCTCTGCGGTGTCCTGACGGCGCAGTGTTCAGCTCCGCGGTCGGCAGATGTATCCTCAGAAAGTAA